The Sandaracinus amylolyticus genomic interval GCAGCTCGAGGCGCTTGAAGCCGATCGGCTCGTCGGTGCCCTCGCAGAGCCCGTACTCGCCCGAGCGCATCTTCTCGAGCGCCGCCTCGATCTCGATGAGCAGCTTCCGCTCCTTGTCGGCGAAGCGGAAGAGCCACGCCTGGTCGGTCGAGCGCTGCGCGATGTCGATCTCGTCCGCGAGCACGTCGCCGTCCTCCAGCGCCTCGCTCACGTGACGATCGAAGCCGCTGAGCACGCGGTTCCGCTCGTCGATGAGCTTCTGGTAGAGGCTCTGGATCTCCTTCGTGCTCAGCTTCGCGTCGGGGTGCGCGCGCACCTGCGAGGCGTCGGGGATCGGCTGGTTGTTCGACATCGTGCCCGCAGCCGAGCGCTCCGTCTTCGCGGGGGCCGGCTTGGCCGCCGGCTTCTCGACCGCAGGCGCAGCGGCGGCAGCCGGCTTCGCCGCCGGCTTGGCGGGACGCTCGGAGGCGCTCGCCTTCGTCGTCGTCGTCGCGGCCGTCTTCTTCGCTCCGCTCTTCTCGGTCGTGCGTGCCTTCGCCATTGGATTCCCCTCTACTCGATCACGGTCGCACTTCGTTCACGGTCGTGCTGCGGGAGACCGCAGCACGAGAACTCTGGGCAAGGCCCCTACGGCAATGCGAACCCCGCGCCGCGGAGCATCGAGCTCACCGCGAGAAGCGGGAGCCCCACGATCGCCGTCCAGTCGTCTCCCTCGATGCGATCGAACAGCGCGATCCCGAGGCTCTCGACCTTGTAGCTGCCAGCGCAGTGGCTGGGCTCATCGGCCGCCACGTAACGCCCGATCTCGTCGCCAGCAAGAGGACGCATGGCCATGCGATGAACGCTCGTGCGCACCTCGCTCGCGTCGTCCTGCACGAGCGCGACCGCGGTGACGAGACGGTGCTCCCGCCCTGCGAGCCGCGCGAGCTGGGCCGCCGCGCGCTCGGGCGACCCGGGCTTTCCGAGCAGCTCGCCGTCGAGCTCGACCACCTGATCGGAGCCGATCACCACGGCACCGGGGCGCACGCGCGCCACGCTCTCCGCCTTCGCGAGCGCTCGGAGCTGCGCGGTCTCCGCCGCGCTGGGGCCCGCGATCGCGTCCTCGTCGCACACTGGCGCGACGGCCTCGTAGGGGAGGCGGAGACGATCGAGCAGCGCGCGGCGTGCAGCGGACGTCGATGCGAGCACGAGGGGCCGCCCCGAAGGCATGGCCGCGGAAGGTCGCATAGGAGGGGACCCGATGCAACGGGGGCCCGGGCTCGGAGGGGCCTCAGCCGCAGCCGTTGCAGGTGCCTCGGACCTGGACCTCGACGGTGCCGCTCCGGAACGACTTCGGCGCGCCCTTCACCGGGTTCAGCGTCACCGCGCCCTCGGGCAGACACGCGACCGTGCCGCACCCGGTGCACACGAAGTGCGGGTGGACCTCGTCGATCGGGTGCTCGACCTTCGTCGTGAGCTCGAAGCGCCAGAGGTGATCGCCGAGGTCGGTGCGGCGCACCAGCCCGGCCTCGGTGAGATCGGCGAGGTTGCGATAGACCGTCGCGCGATCGAACCCCGCGTCGGCGAGCCGATCGCACACCTCGGCGTGCGAGAGCGGACCGCCCGCGTCGATCAGGCACTGGAACACCGCGGTGCGCGCCGCGGTCGCGCGCAGGCCTGCATCACGCAGGAGCGCCTTGAGCTCACCGCTCTTGCGCGGTGCTTTCGTCGCGACGGTCGCCACGACGTCGAGGCTAGAGCCCGGACCGAGCTGACGCAACAGCAACACCGTTGCAGGTGCGACCGCGCGTCACGGCTCGCACGCGAGCTGCGCCTGGTCGGCGATCACGCCCACGAGGTCGAGGTTGCCCGCGGCGAAGTCCGGCAGCAGCAGCGCGGCGCCGCCGGTGCGCTCGGGCAGCGCGACCGCGTCGCGATACGGCGTGTGGAACCCCTGGCCCACGTCGGGGCTGCGCCCCGCGCCGCAGCTCTCGCCCGTGCCGGTGCGGGTGAGCGCGATCATCCGCACGCTCGCGTCCTCCATCGCCTCGCCGACCTCGGCGTAGGTCGACTGCACGACGATGCCGCCTCCGAACGGACCGCTGAGCACGGTCGGGCGCTCGGCGAAGGTGTCGTCGGTCACGTGCACGAGGAGGCGCGCCGCGCCCGCGCGCCACGGACAACCGCGCGTCGCGAGCATGAGCGCGTCGAGCGAATTCTCCGGGCAATCCGTGTTGTACGTCTCGCTCACCGGGCTGCGGTTGTCCTCGGAGCGCACGCGCCAG includes:
- a CDS encoding Maf family protein; this translates as MPSGRPLVLASTSAARRALLDRLRLPYEAVAPVCDEDAIAGPSAAETAQLRALAKAESVARVRPGAVVIGSDQVVELDGELLGKPGSPERAAAQLARLAGREHRLVTAVALVQDDASEVRTSVHRMAMRPLAGDEIGRYVAADEPSHCAGSYKVESLGIALFDRIEGDDWTAIVGLPLLAVSSMLRGAGFALP
- a CDS encoding Fur family transcriptional regulator; this encodes MATVATKAPRKSGELKALLRDAGLRATAARTAVFQCLIDAGGPLSHAEVCDRLADAGFDRATVYRNLADLTEAGLVRRTDLGDHLWRFELTTKVEHPIDEVHPHFVCTGCGTVACLPEGAVTLNPVKGAPKSFRSGTVEVQVRGTCNGCG
- a CDS encoding TraR/DksA family transcriptional regulator, which gives rise to MAKARTTEKSGAKKTAATTTTKASASERPAKPAAKPAAAAAPAVEKPAAKPAPAKTERSAAGTMSNNQPIPDASQVRAHPDAKLSTKEIQSLYQKLIDERNRVLSGFDRHVSEALEDGDVLADEIDIAQRSTDQAWLFRFADKERKLLIEIEAALEKMRSGEYGLCEGTDEPIGFKRLELRPWTRYSVGYKELLEREKAQHTR